CTGGTCAATGACGATTTTGTTATTATGTATGATCAGAGTGTTAGCCGTTCCTAGATCCATTGCAATCTCTTGTGTAAACATATCAAATAATCCCATCTATTCATTCTTTTATAGACTGCTAAAATACGCTTTATGTATTGATATACTTGCCGGCAGACTTCGTGCAGAAGTTAAAGTTGTGTTAATTATTCCTCTGAGACAATTGTAGCCGTTTAAAAGTCGTCAGATCGAGTATTGTCTTTCATGAGTTTGTCTTTTAAAAATTTTTTAGCACCACCATGTAAAAAATACAATAACTGCTTATTACTATTGTCACGTTAAGGTCTATCTGATTTATAAAAACAATGAATATATGAACAGTTTGTTTGTCTGAAGGAAACCAGAATACCATACTTTGCTCGCTAATTTATTATATTAGAGGCCTAAAAGCTGTTCAATTTTTACAATAATGAGAAAAACCGTTTTTATAACCTTGCTCTTTTGGTCTGTCTATAGCGCAAAAGGACAAAAACAACAAATTTCCAGTGACAGTATTTCTATTTTTTTTGATGAGATTAAAATGGCATCAAAAAAGAACACCGGACTTTGGAATCAAGATTTATACGGTCCTATGATTTTAGTTGCTTCGAAAACAAGAACCCTGTTTGCAGATGAACCGGACACTGGAGCTCAGTTGAAACCCAATGGGAATATCTATACAGGAATTTTACCTGACAATGTGAATATTGCTAATACGGCAGTCGGCTGGAGCGGTAAAAGATGGGCTATGATTATGCTTCCGCTTCCTAAGAATAAAGCCGACCGAATTAATCTGCTTGCTCATGAGTCATTTCACCGTATTCAGCCTTCATTAGGATTTGTGCTTAACAATGTTGAGAATAACCATCTTGACCTTAAAGAGGGAAGAATCTATCTGCGTCTGGAAGCAGAAGCATTGAAGAAAGCACTTCAGTCATCTTCGGAAAAAGAAATGCAGCAGCATCTTACTCATGCACTTACCTTTAGAAAATACCGAAATATACTTTATACCAATTCAGCAGAAACTGAAAATTTATTAGAATTGAATGAAGGTCTCGCTGAATTTACAGGGATCATAGCCAGTGGCAGAAATAAAGCGGAGACCATTGTTTTTTTCCGGAAGGGAATAGATGGTTTTTTAAAAAATCCCACTTTTGTAAGATCATTTGCCTATCATACAACTCCCGTTTATGGTTATCTGCTATACCAGAAAGACCGGGACTGGAACAAAAAAGTTACAGCAAAAACTGACCTGACAGATTTATTTATTAAAAGCATTATTATTCCCGCGGATCTGAAAAGTTCCGTTAATAAAATATCCGGACATTATAACGGCTCAGCAATCACCGTGGAGGAGATAAATAGAGAAGAGAAATCTAAAAAGCTAATTGCTGAATATAAGTCAAGGTTTATTGATAATCCACATTTTGAAATAAAATTTGAAAAGATGAACATTTCTTTCGACCCTGGAAATATAGTCCCTGTAGAAGTTCACACTAATCTCTGTTACCGCTTTTAGCCTGTCGTACCGACTGATTATCTTTCTGATTAAACCGGTATACCAATGTAAGGCGATACCGGGCAGCATTGGGAATACTGGTTTGATTAATTTCATAATCAGATCCAATGGTTCTGCTGTTAAACTTTCGGAGCCCAAACAGGTTGCTTACATCCAGGGTAAGGGTTGCTTTATCTTTCAGAAAAGTTTTGCTGCCTCCGAAATCAATACCGTGGACGGCGGCTGCCCGGGTTTGGGCGGTCGCATTGGGTCCTCTGAAATTGTAGACCGCCTGAAAAGAAAGCTTATTCTTTAATTTTAACTGGGAACTTACACGTGCCGTAAATGTACTGGCTGAATAATCAAAGTTTTGATGTTGGTAGCTGCCCTGTTCCTTATAATGAAATACATTAAGTTCAGCATTGGCCTGAAGCCACTTAAAGGGATTATAAAGCAGAGAGAGTTCAAAGCCGGTACGTGTTTCTCTATTGATGTTGACCGGCATGGTGATAAATAAACCTTTGGCGTCCCGGAAAGTATAATCTTCAATAACCCCGCTGTTCCGCTGATAATAAAGAGAAGGATTAAACGTAAGTGTTTTCCAGTTTTTAAGGAATGCAATTTCAGATACATTGGCATAAGAGGGGTTAAGATCCGGGTTTCCTACGTAACGGGTACTGAGATCTGTAAGTTCATTAAACGGGTAAAGCATACCCAGCCTTGGCCTGTTGATACGTTTGCTGTAGCTGGCTTGCAGATTCGTTGTGGCATTAAAATGATAACTGAGGTTTAAAGTGGGGAAGAGGCGGTTATAATCTTTCTGATTGGTGTAGCTGCCTGTACGGTCTTCAATACCAATATGGGTAAGCTCACCACGCAGTCCGGCCTGATAGCTGAAAGCTCCTCTTTTGCCGGAAAACTGTATATAAGCACTTCCAATCAGTTCTTTATATAAAAGATGGTTGTCTATCTGATCAATGATTTCCCAGCCTCCCGGATTTTCCTGCTGTGCAATAAAATCACTGTTTACCCTGCGGTCTTCCATTTTTAAACCAAATTCAAGAGTAGACGTGCTGTCTAACGGCTGTATCATATCAGTCTTAATCATCAGGTCTTTACTTTTTCCGAAAGAACCTGTCCTGATCATTGGCAGATTCATTGCAGATGGTAATATTTTAGCGGTTGATAAGTTCCAGTCTTTGTCACTGTCCCAGAAATCGTACTGCATATCTACCGTAAATTTTTTACCCGGCTTTTCGAATGTTCTGGTATAGTTAAATTCAAGTTGGTTATAGCTTCGTTTTTCCCATGATTCACCTTTTCTGCTGAGACTGCTGTCAATAATGCCTTTTTTTCCTGAATAGAGATAGTTGAGTTGTGTTTTATCATGGTCATTGGTTGAGTTTCGCATAAAGGCAGTAGTAATCGTGTTATGGTCATTGATTTTGAAGTCCGCTCCAAGATACAATAGCCTTGCGTCATCATGACGGTCTTCATCCTGACGTTGATTCAGGTAAACCGGTGTGCCGGAAAGTCCGGTTGATTGCTGCATGGTATATAAGCCAACATAATCTGACAGCCGGATGCCATAAGTAGCAAACAGGTTGATTTTATTGGATTTATAATTTAAACTTGGACTTATACGGGTCTCATTGGGAATACCGCCAACCAGCCTTAATTGTCCACTGAAACCAGCCTTTTTATTCTTTTTAAGAATGATATTGATAATCCCTGCTGAACCGGCTGCATCAAAACGGGAGGAAGGATTGGTAATCACTTCTACACGTTCTACCTGATCTGCAGGAAGCTGTTCCAGTGCATTACTTTGTGTCAATCCTGTACGCCGCCCATCCACAAGTACCAATACACTGCTGTTACCACGCAGGCTTATCGTCCCGCCAGGGCTGACACTGACGGAAGGAACAATATTGAGTAAATCTGTGACAGCACCTGATTGTGAGAGAACATCTTTACCTACTTCAAAAACTTTTTTGTCAAGCTTTAGGCTGACGGATGAACGCTGTGCTGTTACAGATACTTCCTGCAGAAGTTTTGTATCAGGTTCTAAAATTATGGTTCCGAGATGTATCACCTCATCAGGTTTTACCTGGACAGGCCGGGTGATCGTCTGAAACCCGATCAGATGATAGCTGATTGTGTAATGTCCTTCGGGAATGTTTTCAAGCCGGAATATGCCTTTGTTATCCGAAATTCCGGCTGCAACGGGAGCTTCTGTATTACCCTTTAATGTAACTGTTACATAAGGTACAGCAGTAGTCTGGTTTTCATGAATAATACCGCTTATCTGACCATTTTGCGCAAAAGAAAACGGAGCAGTGATCATAATCAGGAGGATGGTTGCTAATAGTTTCATGATGTAAAGTTAGAGGAGAGGTAAGGCTCCCGTTGACGAAAACTTCTGAACGGCTCTATGTGCTTCTGAATGGTCATGAATTTTTGGAAATTACCTTGTATATTTACATCATGCACAACCTGTTATTCTTATTAACTTTACTCACTGTACTGGCTAAACCGATTATCCGTAATGAAGAACCGGTACCTGTCTACAAGACGGGGGATAATAAAGAATGGGCAGCTAAAGACTTTGATGATAAAGACTGGTCTCAGACTAGAGGAAATACCTCAGACAGGATATTTTGGTCCAGAACACATATTGAAATACGTCAGGTAGAAAACCAGTTGAAACCTTTGGGGCTTCAGATTCAATCGTTTGGCTCTTTCGAGGTGTATTGGGATGGGGAGCTTATCGGCAGGAACGGGCATCTTCCTCAACAGGGGAAACCGGAAATTCCGGGTACGGAGAGCAGCTATTACAGGATTCCCGATCATCTCGCCAGTCCGGGCTTTCATACAGTCGCTCTACGCTCGTCACAGTCATTTCTTCCGGATGTGCAGCGATCTATCAGCTTTAAGATGAACAGTTACACTGCTTTATTGACAAAGCCTTTGGTGACCATGTCATATATGAACCTGATGGCCGGAGCTTTCCTCATCGCAGCAGTGTATTATTTTTTTCTTTATCTGAACAGCAAACGCAGACAATGGGATATCCTTATCTTCGGTTCCGTATGTTTTCTCTTTTGTGCTTTACTGATTATTGAATATCTTAAGTTTCATGTTTTTATTCCCTATCCTGATTTCTTTGTTCGCCTTGAGATTGTAGGTTGGCTAACCTTTGCCAATGCATTGCTGGTTCCTTTATATTTCATCATTCAGTTTAATTTTAAAAAAGGAAGATGGCTGATGGCAGTACTGCTCATATCACTTATCTTGCTTTATATCATTCATTATGGCTCTTACGATCTTACCGCCCGCCTGTATAGTTTGGCAATGCTTATTGCTGCTTTCATTGTAGTCCTTAATGGTATTGTCCAAAAAGAAAAAGGAGGATTTATTGCTTTAGCAGCTCTTTTGATCAGTGCTTTGATTAATAAATTTGTTTTGTATGACTATGGCTTGTTTATCAGTTTTACAGTAATTGTACTGAGTATGCTTTACCTTCATTCCATTCGTGCTAGTGTCATTGAAGCGGAACATCAGAATGCGGTGCTGCTTTCTTCAAGACTGCAGCTGGAGCTGCTGAAAAAGAATATTCAGCCTCATTTTTTAAGAAATACGCTGACTTCTATGATGGACTGGGTAGAAGAATCTCCCAGGGAAGGTTCCCGCTTCATACAGGCACTGGCTGCAGAATTTGATATCATGAACGAGATTTCCGAACAGACTCTGATTCCCATCACGAAAGAACTTGAGCTTTGCAGGCAGCATATATCTATAATGGGTTTTCGGAAGGAAATTAATTATCAGTGGGAGGAGATTGGAATAGACGAGAAACAGCTTATACCTCCGGCTATTATCCATACTTTACTGGAGAATGGCATAACCCACAGCGAACCTTTGGCGGGAAATACCGTGAAATTTGTGCTTTCTTATGCTTTAGGAAAAAAGGGAAATCAATATACCTTTGAAACATTTGCCAAAAACCGGAAGGCAGTGACAAACCGGTCCGGAGGAAATGGTTTTAAATATATAAAAGCAAGGCTTACTGAAAGCTACGGCCAGAAATGGACATTCGATTCAGTGGCTGCTGAAGGAGGGTGGATATCTACAATTTATATTTTAAAACAATGAATATACTGATTATAGAAGATGAGGCCAGAATTGCCCGCCGCCTCGAACGTATGACTACTGATTTTTTTG
This genomic window from Chryseobacterium sp. MEBOG06 contains:
- a CDS encoding histidine kinase; protein product: MHNLLFLLTLLTVLAKPIIRNEEPVPVYKTGDNKEWAAKDFDDKDWSQTRGNTSDRIFWSRTHIEIRQVENQLKPLGLQIQSFGSFEVYWDGELIGRNGHLPQQGKPEIPGTESSYYRIPDHLASPGFHTVALRSSQSFLPDVQRSISFKMNSYTALLTKPLVTMSYMNLMAGAFLIAAVYYFFLYLNSKRRQWDILIFGSVCFLFCALLIIEYLKFHVFIPYPDFFVRLEIVGWLTFANALLVPLYFIIQFNFKKGRWLMAVLLISLILLYIIHYGSYDLTARLYSLAMLIAAFIVVLNGIVQKEKGGFIALAALLISALINKFVLYDYGLFISFTVIVLSMLYLHSIRASVIEAEHQNAVLLSSRLQLELLKKNIQPHFLRNTLTSMMDWVEESPREGSRFIQALAAEFDIMNEISEQTLIPITKELELCRQHISIMGFRKEINYQWEEIGIDEKQLIPPAIIHTLLENGITHSEPLAGNTVKFVLSYALGKKGNQYTFETFAKNRKAVTNRSGGNGFKYIKARLTESYGQKWTFDSVAAEGGWISTIYILKQ
- a CDS encoding TonB-dependent receptor domain-containing protein, which produces MKLLATILLIMITAPFSFAQNGQISGIIHENQTTAVPYVTVTLKGNTEAPVAAGISDNKGIFRLENIPEGHYTISYHLIGFQTITRPVQVKPDEVIHLGTIILEPDTKLLQEVSVTAQRSSVSLKLDKKVFEVGKDVLSQSGAVTDLLNIVPSVSVSPGGTISLRGNSSVLVLVDGRRTGLTQSNALEQLPADQVERVEVITNPSSRFDAAGSAGIINIILKKNKKAGFSGQLRLVGGIPNETRISPSLNYKSNKINLFATYGIRLSDYVGLYTMQQSTGLSGTPVYLNQRQDEDRHDDARLLYLGADFKINDHNTITTAFMRNSTNDHDKTQLNYLYSGKKGIIDSSLSRKGESWEKRSYNQLEFNYTRTFEKPGKKFTVDMQYDFWDSDKDWNLSTAKILPSAMNLPMIRTGSFGKSKDLMIKTDMIQPLDSTSTLEFGLKMEDRRVNSDFIAQQENPGGWEIIDQIDNHLLYKELIGSAYIQFSGKRGAFSYQAGLRGELTHIGIEDRTGSYTNQKDYNRLFPTLNLSYHFNATTNLQASYSKRINRPRLGMLYPFNELTDLSTRYVGNPDLNPSYANVSEIAFLKNWKTLTFNPSLYYQRNSGVIEDYTFRDAKGLFITMPVNINRETRTGFELSLLYNPFKWLQANAELNVFHYKEQGSYQHQNFDYSASTFTARVSSQLKLKNKLSFQAVYNFRGPNATAQTRAAAVHGIDFGGSKTFLKDKATLTLDVSNLFGLRKFNSRTIGSDYEINQTSIPNAARYRLTLVYRFNQKDNQSVRQAKSGNRD